A single region of the Paraburkholderia sprentiae WSM5005 genome encodes:
- the rpmC gene encoding 50S ribosomal protein L29, producing the protein MKASELHQKDQAALNKELSDLLKAQFGLRMQLATQQLTNTSQLKKVRRDIARVRTVLTEKANQK; encoded by the coding sequence ATGAAGGCTTCCGAACTTCACCAGAAAGATCAGGCCGCGCTCAACAAGGAGCTGTCGGACCTGTTGAAGGCGCAATTCGGCCTGCGCATGCAACTCGCGACCCAGCAGCTCACGAACACGAGCCAACTGAAGAAAGTCCGTCGGGACATCGCACGTGTGCGGACCGTCCTGACTGAGAAGGCGAACCAGAAATGA
- the rplE gene encoding 50S ribosomal protein L5 has product MARLQEFYKEKVVPGLIEKFGYQSVMEVPRITKITLNMGLGEAVADKKVIENAVGDLTKIAGQKPVITKARKAIAGFKIRQGYPIGAMVTLRGQAMYEFLDRFVTVALPRVRDFRGVSGKAFDGRGNYNIGVKEQIIFPEIDYDKIDALRGLNISITTTAKTDDEAKALLAGFKFPFRN; this is encoded by the coding sequence ATGGCTCGTTTGCAAGAGTTTTACAAAGAGAAGGTTGTACCCGGCCTCATCGAGAAGTTCGGTTACCAGTCCGTGATGGAAGTGCCGCGCATCACCAAGATCACCCTGAACATGGGCCTTGGCGAAGCCGTCGCTGACAAGAAAGTCATTGAAAACGCCGTTGGCGATCTGACGAAGATTGCAGGTCAGAAGCCAGTGATCACCAAGGCGCGCAAGGCAATCGCTGGCTTCAAAATCCGTCAGGGCTATCCGATCGGTGCAATGGTCACGCTGCGTGGCCAGGCAATGTACGAATTCCTTGACCGTTTCGTGACGGTTGCGCTCCCCCGCGTGCGCGACTTTCGTGGCGTCTCGGGCAAGGCGTTCGACGGTCGCGGCAACTACAACATCGGTGTGAAAGAGCAGATCATTTTCCCCGAAATCGACTACGACAAGATCGACGCACTGCGTGGGCTGAATATCAGCATCACGACGACTGCGAAGACTGACGACGAAGCAAAGGCTCTGCTCGCCGGCTTCAAGTTCCCGTTCAGAAACTGA
- the rpsC gene encoding 30S ribosomal protein S3 translates to MGQKIHPTGFRLAVSRNWASRWYANNNNFAAMLQEDIGVREYLKKKLKNASVGRVVIERPAKNARITIFSSRPGVVIGKKGEDIELLKSELQKRMGVPVHVNIEEIRKPETDAQLIADSITQQLERRIMFRRAMKRAMQNAMRLGAQGIKIMSAGRLNGIEIARTEWYREGRVPLHTLRADIDYATSEAKTTYGIIGVKVWVYKGDTLGRNDAPVVEEVTEEKRPRRNARPGGDRRPRRDGEGGGPAGARRGAPRRAGDGKTGE, encoded by the coding sequence ATGGGACAGAAAATTCATCCGACTGGCTTCCGTTTGGCCGTCAGCCGCAATTGGGCTTCGCGTTGGTACGCGAACAATAATAATTTTGCGGCGATGTTGCAGGAAGACATCGGTGTTCGTGAATATCTGAAGAAAAAGCTGAAGAACGCGTCCGTCGGCCGCGTTGTGATCGAGCGTCCGGCCAAGAACGCACGTATTACGATTTTCAGCTCGCGTCCGGGTGTCGTCATCGGCAAGAAGGGTGAAGACATCGAACTGCTGAAGTCCGAGCTGCAGAAGCGCATGGGCGTTCCGGTTCACGTCAACATCGAAGAAATCCGCAAGCCGGAAACCGACGCACAACTGATTGCTGACTCGATCACGCAACAGCTCGAGCGCCGGATCATGTTCCGCCGCGCGATGAAACGCGCGATGCAGAACGCGATGCGTCTGGGTGCTCAAGGCATCAAGATCATGAGCGCCGGCCGTCTGAACGGTATCGAAATTGCTCGTACGGAATGGTATCGCGAAGGTCGCGTGCCGCTTCATACGCTGCGTGCAGATATCGACTACGCAACGTCGGAAGCAAAGACGACGTACGGCATCATCGGCGTGAAGGTGTGGGTCTACAAGGGCGATACGCTGGGCCGCAACGACGCACCGGTGGTTGAAGAAGTCACCGAAGAAAAGCGTCCGCGCCGCAACGCGCGTCCGGGTGGCGATCGCCGTCCGCGTCGTGATGGTGAAGGTGGTGGCCCGGCAGGTGCACGCCGTGGCGCTCCTCGCCGTGCCGGCGACGGGAAGACTGGAGAATAA
- the rpsE gene encoding 30S ribosomal protein S5, translating into MAKMQAKVQADERDDGLREKMISVNRVTKVVKGGRILGFAALTVVGDGDGRVGMGKGKAKEVPVAVQKAMEQARRNMFKVPLKNGTLQHEVHGKHGASTVLLAPAKDGTGVIAGGPMRAVFDVMGVQNVVAKSHGSTNPYNLVRATLDGLRKQSTPGDIAAKRGKSVEEILG; encoded by the coding sequence ATGGCAAAGATGCAAGCTAAAGTTCAGGCTGACGAACGCGACGACGGCCTTCGTGAAAAGATGATCTCGGTCAACCGCGTGACCAAGGTCGTGAAGGGGGGCCGTATTCTCGGCTTCGCCGCACTGACCGTGGTTGGCGACGGCGATGGCCGCGTCGGTATGGGCAAGGGCAAGGCGAAGGAGGTGCCTGTCGCTGTCCAGAAGGCGATGGAACAGGCTCGCCGCAACATGTTCAAGGTGCCGCTGAAAAACGGTACCCTGCAACACGAAGTGCACGGTAAGCACGGCGCGTCGACGGTTCTGCTCGCTCCGGCGAAGGACGGTACCGGCGTGATCGCTGGCGGCCCTATGCGGGCAGTGTTCGACGTGATGGGCGTGCAGAACGTTGTGGCCAAGAGCCACGGTTCGACGAACCCGTACAACCTCGTTCGTGCGACGCTTGACGGCCTGCGCAAGCAGTCCACGCCGGGCGACATCGCTGCGAAACGTGGCAAGTCCGTCGAAGAAATTCTGGGCTAA
- the rplB gene encoding 50S ribosomal protein L2 has protein sequence MAIVKVKPTSPGRRAMVKVVNKELHKGKPFAALLDTQSSTAGRNNNGHITTRHKGGGHKHHYRVVDFRRTKDGIPAKVERLEYDPNRSANIALVLYADGERRYIIAPKGVTVGQQLMSGSEAPIRAGNTLPIRNIPVGTTIHCIEMLPGKGAQMARSAGTSAMLLAREGVYAQVRLRSGEIRRVHVECRATIGEVGNEEHSLRQIGKAGANRWRGIRPTVRGVAMNPVDHPHGGGEGKTAAGRDPVSPWGTPTKGYRTRSNKRTTSMIVQRRHKR, from the coding sequence ATGGCAATCGTGAAAGTTAAGCCGACTTCGCCGGGTCGCCGCGCGATGGTCAAGGTGGTCAACAAGGAACTGCACAAGGGCAAGCCATTCGCGGCACTGCTCGACACACAGTCGTCGACCGCCGGCCGTAACAACAACGGCCACATCACCACGCGCCACAAGGGTGGTGGTCACAAGCATCACTATCGTGTCGTCGACTTCCGTCGCACGAAGGATGGGATTCCGGCAAAGGTCGAGCGTCTCGAGTACGACCCGAACCGGAGCGCGAACATCGCGCTGGTCCTGTACGCAGACGGCGAACGCCGCTACATCATCGCTCCGAAGGGTGTCACCGTCGGTCAGCAACTGATGTCGGGTTCTGAGGCGCCGATCCGTGCAGGCAACACGCTGCCGATCCGCAACATTCCGGTCGGTACGACGATTCACTGCATCGAAATGCTGCCAGGCAAAGGCGCGCAAATGGCGCGTTCGGCTGGTACGTCGGCGATGTTGCTGGCTCGCGAAGGCGTGTATGCGCAGGTCCGTCTACGTTCGGGTGAGATCCGGCGCGTGCACGTTGAATGCCGCGCGACGATCGGTGAAGTGGGCAACGAAGAGCACAGCCTCCGTCAAATCGGTAAGGCTGGCGCGAACCGCTGGCGCGGTATCCGTCCGACCGTGCGTGGCGTCGCAATGAACCCGGTCGACCACCCGCACGGCGGTGGCGAAGGCAAGACTGCGGCTGGCCGCGACCCGGTGAGCCCGTGGGGCACGCCGACGAAGGGCTATCGCACCCGCAGCAACAAGCGCACGACGAGCATGATCGTCCAGCGCCGTCACAAGCGTTAA
- the rpsS gene encoding 30S ribosomal protein S19, whose product MARSIKKGPFCDAHLLKKVEAAAASRDKKPIKTWSRRSTILPDFIGLTIAVHNGRQHVPVYVTENMVGHKLGEFALTRTFKGHAADKKARK is encoded by the coding sequence ATGGCACGTTCTATTAAGAAAGGTCCGTTCTGCGACGCCCATTTGCTGAAGAAGGTTGAGGCGGCTGCAGCATCGCGTGACAAGAAACCAATCAAGACTTGGTCGCGTCGCTCGACGATCCTGCCGGACTTCATCGGTCTGACGATCGCCGTTCACAACGGCCGTCAACACGTTCCGGTGTATGTCACGGAAAACATGGTCGGCCACAAGCTTGGCGAGTTCGCACTGACCCGCACATTCAAGGGTCACGCGGCCGACAAGAAGGCCAGGAAATAA
- the secY gene encoding preprotein translocase subunit SecY, translating into MANSPSLAKPGRSAAKFGDLRRRAVFLLLALVVYRIGAHIPVPGIDPDQLAKLFQSQSGGILGMFNMFSGGALSRFTIFALGIMPYISASIIMQLLAIVSPQLEALKKEGQAGQRKITQYTRIFTVVLATFQAFGIAVALENQPGLVIDPGMVFRLTTVVTLVTGTMFLMWLGEQITERGLGNGISIIIFGGIAAGFPNAIGGLFELVRTGSMSIISAIIVVALIAAVTYLVVFIERGQRKILVNYAKRQVGNKIYGGQSSHLPLKLNMSGVIPPIFASSIILFPATILNWFSSGSRTSWFADTLHNVAEALKPGQPVYVLLYALAIVFFCFFYTALVFNSRETADNLKKSGAFVPGIRPGDQTARYIDRILTRLTLAGAIYIVFVCLLPEFLVLRWNVPFYFGGTSLLIIVVVTMDFMAQVQSYVMSQQYESLLKKANFKGGGVPMR; encoded by the coding sequence TTGGCTAACAGTCCGAGTCTCGCAAAACCCGGTCGCAGCGCGGCGAAGTTCGGCGATCTGCGTCGGCGAGCAGTGTTCCTGCTGCTGGCGCTGGTCGTCTACCGTATCGGCGCGCATATCCCGGTGCCGGGCATCGACCCGGACCAACTGGCGAAGTTATTTCAAAGCCAGTCGGGCGGCATCCTTGGCATGTTCAACATGTTCTCGGGTGGCGCACTTTCGCGGTTCACCATTTTCGCGCTGGGGATCATGCCGTACATTTCGGCGTCGATCATCATGCAGTTGCTAGCGATCGTCTCGCCGCAGCTGGAAGCGCTGAAAAAGGAAGGGCAGGCGGGTCAGCGAAAGATCACGCAGTACACGCGGATCTTCACGGTTGTGCTGGCGACGTTCCAGGCGTTCGGTATTGCCGTCGCACTGGAAAATCAGCCGGGCCTCGTGATAGATCCGGGGATGGTGTTCCGGTTGACGACGGTCGTAACGCTGGTGACGGGCACGATGTTCCTGATGTGGCTGGGTGAGCAGATCACGGAGCGCGGGCTAGGCAACGGTATCTCGATCATCATTTTCGGCGGTATTGCGGCGGGTTTCCCGAACGCAATCGGTGGTCTCTTTGAACTGGTGCGAACCGGTTCTATGAGCATCATCTCGGCGATTATCGTCGTCGCGCTGATTGCTGCGGTCACGTATCTGGTGGTGTTCATCGAACGCGGCCAGCGCAAGATTCTTGTGAACTACGCAAAGCGGCAGGTGGGCAACAAGATTTACGGCGGACAGTCCTCGCATTTGCCGCTGAAGCTGAACATGTCGGGTGTGATTCCGCCGATCTTCGCATCGTCGATCATTCTCTTCCCGGCAACGATCCTGAACTGGTTCAGTTCGGGCTCGCGTACCAGCTGGTTCGCAGACACGTTGCACAACGTGGCCGAAGCCCTGAAGCCCGGTCAACCCGTGTACGTGTTGCTGTACGCGTTGGCGATCGTCTTCTTCTGCTTCTTCTACACCGCGCTGGTGTTCAACAGCAGGGAAACGGCCGACAACCTGAAAAAGAGCGGCGCTTTCGTCCCCGGCATCCGTCCGGGCGATCAGACGGCGCGATATATCGACCGCATCCTCACGCGTTTGACGCTGGCCGGTGCGATCTACATCGTGTTCGTTTGCCTGCTGCCCGAGTTTCTGGTGCTGCGCTGGAACGTGCCGTTTTATTTTGGTGGAACGTCGCTGCTGATCATTGTTGTCGTCACAATGGATTTCATGGCGCAGGTGCAGTCGTACGTTATGTCGCAACAGTATGAATCGCTGCTGAAGAAGGCTAATTTCAAAGGCGGCGGCGTCCCGATGCGTTGA
- the rplO gene encoding 50S ribosomal protein L15 — MELNNLKPAEGAKHAKRRVGRGIGSGLGKTAGRGHKGQKSRSGGFHKVGFEGGQMPLQRRLPKRGFTSLTKEFVGEVRLSDLEKLPVDEIDLLALKQAGLVGELIRSAKIIATGELKRKVVVKGLGATKSARAAIEAVGGSFAE; from the coding sequence ATGGAATTGAATAACCTGAAGCCGGCTGAAGGCGCGAAGCACGCAAAGCGTCGCGTTGGTCGCGGCATTGGCTCCGGCCTCGGCAAGACCGCTGGCCGTGGTCACAAGGGGCAGAAGTCGCGTTCGGGCGGCTTTCACAAGGTTGGCTTCGAAGGCGGGCAAATGCCGCTGCAACGCCGGCTGCCGAAGCGTGGCTTCACCTCGCTGACGAAGGAATTCGTCGGTGAAGTGCGTCTCTCGGATCTCGAGAAGCTGCCAGTCGATGAAATCGATCTGCTGGCCCTCAAGCAAGCCGGCTTGGTCGGCGAGCTGATCCGTAGCGCCAAGATCATCGCAACGGGCGAGCTGAAGCGCAAGGTCGTTGTAAAGGGTCTGGGTGCGACGAAGAGCGCGCGCGCTGCTATCGAAGCAGTCGGTGGCTCTTTTGCCGAGTAA
- the rplW gene encoding 50S ribosomal protein L23: protein MSEIRKNDHRLMQVLLAPVVSEKATLVADKNEQVVFEVAPDATKQEVKAAVELLFKVEVESVNVLVAKGKAKRFGRFMGKRKDVKKAYVCLKPGQEINFEAEAK from the coding sequence ATGAGCGAGATTCGCAAGAACGATCATCGTTTGATGCAGGTCCTGCTCGCGCCGGTGGTCTCCGAAAAGGCGACGCTGGTTGCCGACAAGAACGAGCAGGTTGTGTTCGAGGTCGCGCCGGATGCCACGAAGCAGGAAGTGAAAGCTGCAGTCGAGCTGCTGTTCAAGGTGGAAGTCGAGTCCGTCAACGTGCTGGTCGCGAAGGGCAAAGCCAAGCGCTTTGGTCGCTTCATGGGCAAGCGCAAGGACGTGAAGAAGGCATACGTCTGCTTGAAGCCCGGCCAGGAAATCAACTTTGAAGCGGAGGCCAAGTAA
- the rplR gene encoding 50S ribosomal protein L18, protein MDKTQSRLRRARQTRIKIAELQVARLAVHRTNTHIYAQVFSPCGTKVLASASTLEAEVRAQLADQSGKGGNVAAATLIGKRIAEKAKAAGIESVAFDRSGFRYHGRVKALADAAREAGLKF, encoded by the coding sequence ATGGATAAGACTCAATCTCGCCTGCGCCGCGCTCGTCAGACGCGTATTAAGATCGCTGAGCTGCAGGTCGCGCGTCTCGCCGTGCATCGCACGAACACGCACATCTATGCGCAAGTGTTCTCGCCGTGCGGCACTAAAGTGCTTGCCAGCGCGTCGACGCTCGAAGCCGAAGTGCGTGCGCAACTGGCCGATCAGTCGGGCAAGGGCGGCAACGTTGCTGCTGCGACCCTGATCGGCAAGCGCATTGCAGAAAAGGCTAAGGCTGCCGGCATCGAATCCGTCGCCTTCGACCGTTCGGGTTTCCGTTACCACGGCCGCGTGAAAGCGTTGGCTGATGCGGCGCGTGAAGCCGGACTCAAGTTCTAA
- the rplN gene encoding 50S ribosomal protein L14, with the protein MIQTETRLEVADNTGAREVMCIKVLGGSKRRYASIGDIIKVTVKEATPRGRVKKGEIYNAVVVRTAKGVRRQDGSLIKFDGNAAVLLNTKLEPIGTRIFGPVTRELRSERFMKIVSLAPEVL; encoded by the coding sequence ATGATCCAGACCGAAACTCGGCTTGAAGTGGCCGACAACACGGGTGCACGCGAAGTCATGTGCATCAAAGTGCTCGGCGGCTCGAAGCGTCGTTATGCCAGCATTGGCGACATCATCAAGGTGACTGTCAAAGAGGCTACGCCGCGCGGGCGCGTGAAGAAAGGCGAAATCTACAACGCCGTGGTGGTTCGCACCGCCAAGGGCGTGCGCCGTCAGGACGGCTCGCTGATCAAGTTCGACGGCAACGCAGCTGTGTTGCTCAACACCAAGCTCGAACCGATTGGTACCCGTATTTTTGGGCCTGTCACGCGCGAGTTGCGTAGCGAACGATTCATGAAGATCGTTTCGCTGGCGCCTGAAGTGCTGTAA
- the rplF gene encoding 50S ribosomal protein L6, with translation MSRVGKSPIVLQGAEVALSADSITVKGPLGTISQAANSLVKVVNDNGTLNFEPVDESREANAMSGTMRALVANMVHGVTKGFERKLTLVGVGYRAQAQGDKLNLSLGFSHPVVHQMPAGVKAETPSQTEIVIKGINKQQVGQVAAEVRGYRPPEPYKGKGVRYADEVVILKETKKK, from the coding sequence ATGTCTCGAGTAGGTAAGAGCCCGATCGTGCTGCAAGGCGCGGAAGTGGCCCTAAGTGCCGACAGCATTACTGTCAAGGGTCCGCTGGGTACGATTTCACAGGCTGCCAACAGCCTGGTGAAGGTGGTGAACGACAACGGCACGCTGAATTTCGAGCCGGTCGATGAAAGCCGCGAAGCGAATGCGATGTCGGGCACGATGCGCGCACTGGTTGCGAACATGGTGCACGGCGTGACGAAGGGTTTCGAGCGCAAGCTGACGCTTGTTGGCGTTGGTTATCGCGCACAGGCGCAAGGCGACAAGCTGAATCTGTCGTTGGGTTTCTCGCACCCCGTGGTGCACCAGATGCCGGCTGGCGTCAAGGCAGAAACCCCGTCGCAAACCGAAATCGTGATCAAGGGGATCAACAAGCAACAAGTCGGTCAAGTAGCTGCAGAAGTACGCGGCTACCGTCCGCCGGAGCCCTACAAGGGCAAGGGCGTGCGTTACGCCGATGAGGTTGTGATCCTCAAAGAAACGAAGAAGAAGTAA
- the rplP gene encoding 50S ribosomal protein L16, translated as MLQPKRRKYRKEQKGRNTGVATRGNAVSFGEFGLKAVGRGRLTARQIEAARRAMTRHIKRGGRIWIRIFPDKPISTKPAEVRMGNGKGNPEYYVAEIQPGKMLYEMDGVTEDLAREAFRLAAAKLPLKTTFIVRQLGA; from the coding sequence ATGCTGCAACCGAAACGCAGAAAGTATCGCAAAGAGCAGAAAGGTCGTAACACCGGCGTAGCTACCCGCGGCAACGCGGTGTCGTTCGGTGAGTTTGGCCTGAAGGCTGTCGGTCGCGGCCGTCTGACCGCGCGCCAGATTGAGGCGGCGCGTCGCGCGATGACGCGTCACATTAAGCGCGGTGGCCGCATCTGGATCCGGATCTTCCCGGACAAGCCGATCTCGACCAAGCCAGCTGAAGTGCGTATGGGTAACGGTAAGGGTAACCCGGAGTACTACGTTGCTGAGATTCAACCGGGCAAGATGCTGTACGAAATGGACGGCGTAACCGAAGACCTGGCGCGCGAAGCGTTCCGTCTGGCTGCAGCGAAGCTGCCGCTGAAGACGACGTTTATCGTGCGTCAGCTCGGCGCCTAA
- the rpsH gene encoding 30S ribosomal protein S8, with translation MSMSDPIADMLTRIRNAQMVEKVSVTMPSSKVKIAIAQVLKDEGYIDDFAVKSEGAKSELNIVLKYYAGRPVIERIERVSKPGLRVYRGRNDIPVVMNGLGVAIVSTPKGVMTDRKARATGVGGEVICYVA, from the coding sequence ATGAGCATGAGTGATCCTATCGCCGATATGCTGACTCGCATCCGCAACGCGCAGATGGTCGAGAAAGTTTCGGTGACAATGCCCTCGTCGAAAGTCAAGATTGCGATTGCGCAGGTCCTGAAGGACGAAGGTTATATCGACGATTTCGCAGTCAAGTCCGAAGGTGCGAAATCGGAATTGAACATCGTGTTGAAGTATTACGCTGGCCGTCCGGTCATTGAGCGCATCGAACGCGTCTCGAAACCTGGCCTGCGTGTGTACCGCGGCCGTAACGACATCCCGGTGGTCATGAATGGCCTTGGCGTGGCGATCGTGTCGACGCCGAAGGGCGTGATGACCGACCGCAAGGCACGTGCAACGGGCGTTGGCGGCGAAGTCATCTGCTACGTCGCATAA
- the rpmD gene encoding 50S ribosomal protein L30: MSDKTVKVQLVKSLIGTRESHRATVRGLGLRRLNSVSELQDTPAVRGMINKVSYLVKVIS; this comes from the coding sequence ATGTCTGATAAAACTGTCAAGGTCCAGCTCGTCAAGAGCCTGATCGGCACCCGTGAATCGCACCGCGCAACGGTGCGTGGTCTGGGCCTGCGCCGACTCAACTCGGTCAGCGAGTTGCAGGACACGCCGGCTGTGCGCGGCATGATCAACAAGGTTTCGTACCTCGTTAAGGTCATCAGCTAA
- the rplX gene encoding 50S ribosomal protein L24, protein MNKIRKGDEVVVITGKDKGKRGVVLAVHGETVTVEGINLVKKHVKPNPMKGATGGVEAKTMPLQISNVALVDANGKPSRVGIKVEGDKKVRFLKTTGAVLSA, encoded by the coding sequence ATGAACAAGATTCGCAAGGGTGACGAAGTTGTCGTCATCACCGGCAAAGACAAGGGCAAGCGTGGCGTTGTTCTGGCCGTTCACGGCGAGACCGTGACCGTCGAGGGCATCAATCTCGTCAAGAAGCACGTCAAGCCGAACCCGATGAAGGGTGCGACTGGCGGCGTGGAAGCCAAGACGATGCCGCTGCAAATTTCGAACGTCGCATTGGTCGACGCGAATGGCAAGCCATCGCGTGTAGGCATCAAGGTCGAAGGAGACAAGAAGGTCCGTTTCCTGAAGACGACCGGTGCCGTGCTGAGCGCCTGA
- the rpsQ gene encoding 30S ribosomal protein S17, giving the protein MNDSVKTSLKRTLVGKVVSNKMDKTVTVLVEHRVKHPIYGKYVVRSKKYHAHDDANTYNEGDLVEIQETRPISKTKAWVVARLVEAARVI; this is encoded by the coding sequence ATGAACGATAGCGTAAAAACCTCGCTCAAGCGGACGCTGGTCGGCAAGGTCGTCAGCAACAAGATGGACAAGACGGTTACCGTGCTGGTCGAGCACCGCGTGAAGCATCCGATCTACGGCAAGTACGTCGTGCGTTCGAAGAAGTACCACGCGCATGATGACGCGAATACATACAACGAAGGCGATCTCGTTGAAATCCAGGAGACTCGTCCGATTTCGAAGACGAAGGCTTGGGTGGTGGCTCGCCTAGTCGAGGCTGCTCGCGTCATCTAA
- the rpsN gene encoding 30S ribosomal protein S14, whose protein sequence is MAKLALIEREKKRARLAAKYAPKRAALKAIIGDTSKSEEEHYAARLELQQLPRNSNPSRKRNRCAITGRPRGTFRKFGLARNKIREIAFRGEIPGLTKASW, encoded by the coding sequence GTGGCTAAACTGGCACTGATCGAGCGTGAAAAGAAGCGTGCTCGCCTCGCCGCCAAGTACGCTCCCAAGCGTGCTGCACTTAAGGCAATCATTGGCGACACGAGCAAGTCGGAAGAAGAGCATTACGCAGCACGTCTGGAACTGCAGCAACTGCCGCGCAACTCTAACCCGAGCCGTAAGCGCAATCGTTGCGCAATTACCGGCCGTCCGCGCGGCACGTTCCGTAAATTCGGGCTGGCGCGTAACAAGATTCGTGAAATCGCGTTCCGCGGCGAGATTCCTGGCCTGACCAAGGCGAGCTGGTAA
- the rplV gene encoding 50S ribosomal protein L22: protein MEVKAIHRGARISAQKTRLVADQIRGLPVDKALNVLTFSPKKAAGIVKKVVLSAIANAEHNEGADIDELKIKSIYVDKGASLKRFTARAKGRGNRIEKQSCHITVTVGN from the coding sequence ATGGAAGTGAAAGCAATTCATCGCGGTGCCCGCATCTCGGCGCAGAAAACGCGCCTTGTGGCTGACCAGATCCGCGGTTTGCCGGTCGACAAGGCGCTGAACGTCCTGACGTTCTCGCCGAAGAAGGCTGCGGGAATCGTGAAAAAGGTCGTGCTGTCGGCTATCGCGAATGCGGAGCACAACGAAGGCGCCGATATCGACGAGCTCAAGATCAAGAGCATCTACGTCGACAAGGGAGCGTCGCTGAAGCGTTTTACTGCACGCGCTAAAGGCCGCGGTAACCGCATCGAGAAGCAATCCTGTCACATCACTGTGACGGTCGGGAATTAA